From the Aquitalea magnusonii genome, one window contains:
- the rimP gene encoding ribosome maturation factor RimP, whose amino-acid sequence MDVRLLLENTLPGLGYELVDFEMTQGGGYRVFMDKPGGITVEDCVQVSNHLTRLFMVENVNYERLEVSSPGLDRPLKKEADFVRFAGQLAKIKTRMPVEQQKKFAGRLAGVEDGAVKLEVDGGRIVAIALTNIDKARLEPEF is encoded by the coding sequence ATGGATGTTCGTTTGCTGCTGGAAAACACCCTGCCAGGTCTAGGCTATGAGCTGGTCGATTTCGAAATGACCCAGGGTGGCGGTTATCGCGTGTTTATGGACAAGCCTGGTGGCATCACGGTGGAAGACTGTGTGCAGGTTAGCAACCACCTGACCCGTCTGTTCATGGTTGAAAACGTTAATTACGAACGGCTCGAGGTTTCCTCCCCGGGGCTGGATCGTCCTCTCAAGAAAGAGGCGGACTTCGTGCGCTTTGCCGGACAGCTTGCCAAGATCAAGACACGCATGCCGGTCGAGCAGCAAAAGAAGTTTGCCGGTCGTCTTGCCGGGGTTGAAGATGGCGCGGTCAAGCTGGAAGTGGACGGCGGCCGCATCGTGGCAATTGCCCTGACCAATATCGACAAAGCCAGGCTAGAGCCTGAGTTTTGA
- a CDS encoding long-chain-fatty-acid--CoA ligase, which translates to MEKVWLKNYQPGVAHEIDINQFQSIVEVFDRSVHKFRDRPAMANMDKVLSYGELQTLTEQFASYLQNTLKLHKGDRVAVMMPNLLQYPVAVFGTLRAGCTVVNVNPLYTPRELEHQLNDSGAETIVILENFAGVLEEVLKRTKVKHVLIASIGDMLGFPKRLLVNFVVRKIKKMVPAWNIPGHIRFNDALAAGASQRFTPVEIKHEDIAFLQYTGGTTGVSKGAMLVHRNIIANMLQAGAWVKPVAREGQEIIVTALPLYHIFSLTANLMIFTELGALNVLITNPRDIPGFIKEIKKYRVTAITGVNTLFNALLNHPDFKTVDFSSWRLALGGGMAVQKAVADKWKQLTGVTLAEAYGLTETSPAACINPLDIKAYNGTIGLPIPSTDIEIRGADGQALPQGEQGELCIKGPQVMKGYWNRPDETAKAIDARGFLATGDMAMVTPEGFVKLVDRKKDMILVSGFNVYPNEVEDVIASHPGVLEVACIGIPDDKSGEVVKVFVVKKDDSLTEKDIIHHCRENLTGYKVPKLVEFRSELPKTNVGKILRRALRDQEVNKQA; encoded by the coding sequence ATGGAAAAGGTTTGGCTAAAGAATTACCAGCCGGGGGTAGCACACGAGATCGACATCAACCAGTTCCAGTCGATTGTCGAAGTGTTTGACCGCAGCGTTCACAAGTTCCGCGACCGCCCCGCCATGGCCAATATGGACAAGGTGCTGAGCTATGGTGAACTGCAAACGCTGACCGAGCAGTTTGCCTCCTATCTGCAAAACACCCTCAAGCTGCACAAGGGGGACCGTGTCGCGGTGATGATGCCCAATCTGCTGCAATATCCGGTAGCGGTATTCGGCACCTTGCGCGCCGGCTGCACGGTGGTGAATGTCAATCCGCTGTACACCCCGCGCGAGCTGGAACACCAGCTGAATGATTCGGGTGCGGAAACCATCGTCATCCTGGAAAACTTTGCCGGCGTGCTGGAGGAAGTACTCAAGCGCACCAAGGTGAAGCATGTGCTCATCGCCTCGATTGGCGACATGCTGGGCTTCCCCAAGCGCCTGCTGGTGAACTTTGTGGTGCGCAAGATCAAGAAGATGGTGCCCGCCTGGAACATCCCCGGCCACATCCGTTTCAACGACGCACTGGCGGCAGGCGCAAGCCAGCGCTTTACGCCGGTGGAAATCAAGCACGAAGACATTGCTTTCCTGCAATACACCGGCGGCACCACCGGGGTATCCAAGGGTGCCATGCTGGTACACCGCAACATCATTGCCAACATGCTGCAGGCCGGTGCCTGGGTGAAGCCGGTGGCCCGCGAAGGGCAGGAAATCATCGTCACCGCCCTGCCGCTGTATCACATCTTTTCGCTCACCGCGAACCTGATGATCTTTACCGAGCTGGGCGCGCTGAATGTGCTGATCACCAACCCGCGCGATATTCCGGGTTTCATCAAGGAAATCAAGAAATACCGCGTCACGGCCATTACCGGCGTCAACACCCTGTTCAATGCCCTGCTTAACCACCCTGACTTCAAGACCGTGGACTTCTCCAGCTGGCGGCTGGCGCTAGGTGGCGGCATGGCGGTGCAAAAAGCGGTGGCCGACAAATGGAAGCAACTGACCGGCGTAACCTTGGCCGAAGCCTACGGTCTGACCGAAACCAGTCCGGCAGCCTGCATCAATCCGCTGGATATCAAGGCATACAATGGCACCATCGGCCTGCCGATTCCGTCCACCGATATTGAAATCCGCGGTGCCGATGGCCAGGCCCTGCCCCAAGGCGAACAGGGCGAGCTGTGCATCAAGGGGCCACAGGTGATGAAGGGCTACTGGAATCGCCCGGACGAAACCGCCAAGGCGATCGACGCGCGCGGCTTCCTGGCCACCGGCGACATGGCCATGGTGACGCCGGAAGGCTTTGTCAAGCTGGTGGATCGCAAGAAGGACATGATTCTGGTGTCCGGCTTCAATGTCTACCCCAATGAGGTGGAAGACGTGATTGCCAGCCACCCCGGCGTGCTGGAGGTGGCCTGCATCGGCATTCCCGACGACAAGTCCGGCGAAGTGGTAAAGGTATTCGTGGTGAAAAAGGATGACAGCCTGACCGAGAAAGACATCATTCATCACTGCCGCGAAAACCTGACCGGCTACAAGGTACCCAAGCTGGTGGAATTCCGCAGTGAATTGCCCAAGACCAATGTCGGCAAGATCCTGCGGCGCGCCCTGCGCGATCAGGAAGTAAACAAACAGGCCTGA
- a CDS encoding PilT/PilU family type 4a pilus ATPase: MLMLPFFKLMADKQASDIFFTAEAPPQIKIDGITLPINDKPLSADIVRQLAYSLMNETEIATFERELEMNFGRLVEGLGNYRVNIFKQRGTVAMVVRFIRPRIPSLAELNLPDTLQSLVQQKRGLIIVVGATGSGKSSTVASLLEHRNQTQSGHILTVEDPIEFVYRHQKSIVNQREIGVDTFSYENALKNAMREAPDVLMIGEIRDAETMTHAINYAQSGHLCLSTLHANNSYHMLNRVISLFPTESRNALLMDLSVSLRAVISQRLVPSKDGKQIPALEILINTPHIAELIRNGEIDQIKEAIENSMSEGAQTFEQSLFRLYQQDRILLDDALKNADSPTNLYWLINHAQSKQTETKPITTPPQSKQDPDKTATSFDGFTLDL; encoded by the coding sequence ATGCTGATGCTGCCATTCTTCAAGCTGATGGCCGACAAACAGGCCAGCGACATCTTTTTCACGGCGGAAGCGCCGCCGCAGATCAAGATAGACGGCATAACCCTGCCGATCAACGACAAGCCGCTGTCGGCGGATATCGTGCGCCAGTTGGCCTACAGTCTGATGAATGAAACCGAAATTGCCACCTTCGAGCGTGAGCTGGAGATGAACTTTGGCCGGCTGGTTGAGGGACTGGGCAATTACCGGGTGAATATTTTCAAGCAGCGCGGCACGGTGGCCATGGTGGTGCGCTTCATCCGGCCGCGCATTCCGTCGCTGGCCGAGCTTAACCTGCCCGATACCTTGCAAAGCCTGGTGCAGCAAAAACGCGGGCTGATCATCGTGGTGGGGGCCACCGGCAGCGGCAAGAGTTCCACCGTGGCCTCCTTGCTGGAGCATCGCAACCAGACCCAGTCCGGCCATATCCTGACGGTGGAAGACCCGATTGAGTTTGTCTACCGCCACCAGAAATCCATCGTCAACCAACGCGAAATCGGCGTAGATACCTTCTCTTACGAAAACGCGCTGAAAAACGCCATGCGTGAAGCGCCGGACGTGTTGATGATTGGTGAAATCCGCGATGCCGAAACCATGACGCATGCCATCAACTATGCCCAGTCCGGCCATTTGTGCCTGTCTACGCTGCATGCCAACAACAGTTATCACATGCTCAACCGGGTGATCAGCCTGTTTCCCACCGAAAGCCGCAATGCGCTGCTGATGGATTTGTCGGTTTCCTTGCGCGCAGTGATTTCGCAGCGCCTGGTACCCAGCAAGGATGGCAAGCAGATTCCGGCCCTGGAAATCCTGATCAACACCCCGCATATCGCCGAGCTGATTCGCAATGGCGAGATCGACCAGATCAAGGAAGCCATCGAAAACAGCATGAGCGAAGGCGCACAAACCTTCGAGCAGTCGCTGTTCCGCCTGTATCAGCAAGACCGCATCCTGCTGGACGATGCCTTGAAAAATGCCGACTCGCCCACCAACCTGTACTGGCTGATCAACCACGCCCAAAGCAAACAGACAGAAACCAAACCGATTACCACCCCACCACAGAGCAAGCAAGACCCCGACAAGACTGCCACCAGCTTTGACGGATTCACCCTGGATTTATAA
- a CDS encoding ArsC family reductase, producing MITLYGIPNCNTVKKARQWLTDHHIDFAFHDFKKQGVTEAQLQAWIAEIGLDKLINRQGTTWRGLSDELKAQAATAEGAIAVLQAQPSIIKRPVLERPGKLSVGFNEAQWAEEFAA from the coding sequence ATGATTACCCTCTACGGCATTCCCAATTGCAATACGGTCAAAAAAGCCCGCCAGTGGCTGACCGATCATCACATCGACTTTGCCTTCCACGACTTCAAGAAACAGGGCGTGACCGAAGCCCAGTTGCAAGCCTGGATTGCCGAAATCGGCCTGGACAAGCTGATCAACCGCCAGGGTACCACCTGGCGCGGCCTGTCCGACGAACTGAAAGCCCAGGCCGCCACGGCTGAAGGCGCGATTGCCGTGTTGCAGGCGCAGCCCTCCATCATCAAGCGTCCGGTGCTGGAACGTCCGGGCAAGCTCAGCGTGGGTTTCAACGAAGCCCAATGGG